Proteins from a single region of Oenanthe melanoleuca isolate GR-GAL-2019-014 chromosome 12, OMel1.0, whole genome shotgun sequence:
- the BARX1 gene encoding homeobox protein BarH-like 1, with amino-acid sequence MQHPLELGAARYFPVEAFPDHRSHRYRSFMIEEILTDPPDAKGAAPAGELLKFGVQALLSARPYHNHLAVLKAEPAAVFKFPLAPLGCSGLGSALLAAGSGLQGGSASPHLPLELHLRGKLEPGAPEPGKAKKGRRSRTVFTELQLMGLEKRFEKQKYLSTPDRIDLAESLGLSQLQVKTWYQNRRMKWKKIVLQGGGLESPTKPKGRPKKNSIPSSEQLSEQERARDAEKPPESLGSPAEVSQEE; translated from the exons ATGCAGCACCCGCTGGAATTGGGCGCCGCGCGCTACTTCCCGGTCGAAGCCTTCCCCGACCACCGCTCCCACCGCTACCGCAGCTTCATGATCGAGGAGATCCTCACTGACCCCCCGGACGCCAAGGGTGCCGCGCCGGCCGGGGAGCTGCTCAAGTTTGGGGTGCAGGCGCTGCTCTCCGCCCGGCCCTACCACAACCACCTCG CGGTGCTGAAGGCGGAGCCGGCCGCCGTGTTTAAGTTCCCGCTGGCTCCCCTGGGCTGCTCGGGGCTGGGCTCGGCGCTGCTGGCCGCCGGCTCCGGGCTGCAGGGCGGCTCCGCCTCGCCGCATCTCCCGCTGGAGCTGCACCTCCGCGGGAAGCTGGAGCCGGGAGCCCCGGAGCCGGGCAAGGCCAAGAAGGGTCGCCGCAGCCGCACCGTCTTCACCGAGCTGCAGCTAATGGGGCTGGAGAAGCGTTTCGAGAAGCAGAAATATCTCTCCACGCCCGACAG AATAGACCTGGCCGAATCGCTGGGGctcagccagctccaggtgaaAACCTGGTACCAGAACAGGCGcatgaaatggaagaaaata GTGTTGCAGGGGGGCGGCCTGGAGTCCCCCACCAAGCCCAAGGGTCGCCCGAAGAAGAACTCGATCCCCAGCAGCGAGCAGCTCTCGGAGCAGGAGCGCGCCCGGGATGCCGAGAAGCCGCCCGAGAGCCTGGGCTCGCCGGCCGAGGTCAGCCAGGAGGAGTGA